The following proteins are co-located in the Paludibaculum fermentans genome:
- a CDS encoding tetratricopeptide repeat protein, producing the protein MKMLILSAALTACALAQPPARPLIGVTVNGGAQARIDPGWPVVVSVSMAAGDEPVKLGLKEGSWLEAVSVILESPDGTSPALTRSARVQPDSVELQDLDMVTAEFVLSPEVTSQLALGAYRVRAVYDPQEQQAEGAWAEQIASGSASFEISQDPPQDEAAHQAARLLILSNWSEIQGDAEQAMAWVDELLTAQPSHYTAKVRKAELLESAGRFTEALSLLDDVEVQLRANFPDATHPPTLIHKRQADLLEKILGGENQAERAKPAPGRI; encoded by the coding sequence ATGAAGATGCTGATTTTGTCCGCGGCCTTGACCGCCTGCGCGCTGGCACAGCCCCCGGCACGCCCGCTGATTGGAGTGACGGTGAATGGAGGTGCCCAGGCGCGCATCGATCCCGGCTGGCCGGTGGTGGTTTCGGTCTCGATGGCCGCTGGAGACGAACCGGTCAAGCTGGGCCTGAAGGAAGGCTCCTGGCTGGAGGCGGTCAGCGTGATTCTGGAGTCGCCCGATGGCACTTCGCCGGCTCTGACAAGATCGGCTCGTGTTCAGCCGGATTCAGTGGAACTGCAGGATCTGGACATGGTCACCGCCGAGTTCGTGCTCAGCCCTGAGGTGACGAGCCAACTCGCGCTCGGCGCCTATCGGGTGCGCGCAGTCTACGATCCGCAGGAGCAACAGGCCGAGGGCGCCTGGGCTGAGCAGATCGCCTCGGGCTCCGCCAGCTTTGAGATCAGCCAGGACCCGCCGCAGGACGAGGCGGCGCACCAGGCGGCCAGGCTGCTGATCCTCTCGAACTGGAGTGAGATCCAGGGCGATGCGGAGCAGGCAATGGCGTGGGTGGACGAGTTGCTCACCGCCCAGCCGTCACACTACACGGCAAAGGTGAGGAAGGCGGAGTTGCTGGAGTCGGCAGGCCGATTCACAGAGGCACTCAGCCTGCTGGATGACGTGGAGGTTCAGCTACGCGCCAATTTCCCCGACGCCACCCATCCGCCCACGCTAATTCACAAGCGCCAGGCGGACCTGCTGGAGAAGATCCTGGGCGGAGAGAACCAGGCGGAGCGGGCCAA